Proteins co-encoded in one Malus sylvestris chromosome 9, drMalSylv7.2, whole genome shotgun sequence genomic window:
- the LOC126634414 gene encoding uncharacterized protein LOC126634414 — protein MAPHGESISGSNYSRANNTSISKPPRLSFSSDSLKRTMSDISYELSKEADVDQDLKSLPPISEVEDAKCECCGMSEEYTPEYIDRVRDKFFGKWICGLCSEAVKEEVEKNGGNKEEALNTHISACVRFNKYTRAYPVLFQAEAMREMLKKSKLEGRVMRAKSFNPRDKGEPKGKITRSSSCIPAITREMNDLTMA, from the coding sequence atggcACCTCATGGAGAGTCTATTTCTGGCTCTAACTACTCTAGGGCCAACAACACCTCCATATCTAAGCCACCAAGGCTTTCATTCTCATCCGATAGCCTGAAAAGAACTATGTCCGACATCTCGTATGAGCTAAGCAAAGAAGCCGACGTTGATCAGGACCTGAAATCCCTCCCGCCAATATCGGAGGTTGAAGATGCAAAGTGTGAATGCTGTGGCATGAGTGAAGAGTACACGCCCGAGTACATAGACCGAGTGAGAGACAAGTTCTTTGGGAAGTGGATATGCGGGTTGTGTTCTGAGGCAGTgaaagaagaggtggagaaaaATGGAGGAAATAAGGAAGAGGCTTTAAATACACATATAAGTGCATGTGTTAGGTTTAACAAGTATACTAGGGCGTATCCAGTGTTGTTTCAAGCTGAGGCTATGAGGGAGATGTTGAAGAAGAGCAAGTTGGAGGGGAGAGTCATGAGGGCTAAGTCGTTTAATCCGAGAGACAAAGGAGAGCCAAAGGGGAAGATTACTCGGAGTTCAAGCTGCATTCCAGCGATCACGAGGGAGATGAACGATCTCACCATGGCTTGA
- the LOC126634416 gene encoding protein transport protein SEC13 homolog B-like isoform X2, protein MPAQKVETGHQDTVHDVVMDYYGKRLATASSDNTIKIIGVSNSSSQHLATLTGHQGPVWQVAWAHPKFGSLLASCSYDGRVILWKEGNQNEWTQAHVFDDHKSSVNSIAWAPHELGLCLACGSSDGNISVFTARSDGGWDTSRIDQAHPVGVTSVSWAPSTAPGALVGSGLLDPVQKLCSGGCDNTVKVWKLGNGIWKLDCFPALHMHVDWVRDVAWAPNLGLPKSTIASASQDGKVIIWTVGKDGDQWEGKVLHDFNAPVWRVSWSLTGNILAVADGNNSVTLWKEAVDGEWQQVTTVDP, encoded by the coding sequence ATGCCTGCACAAAAGGTTGAGACTGGCCACCAGGACACAGTCCATGATGTGGTCATGGATTACTATGGTAAGCGCCTAGCCACAGCTTCATCCGACAACACAATTAAGATAATTGGGGTGAGCAATTCATCCTCTCAGCATCTAGCAACCCTGACTGGTCACCAGGGACCAGTTTGGCAGGTTGCTTGGGCTCATCCAAAATTCGGGTCTTTACTTGCTTCCTGTTCTTATGATGGGCGTGTCATACTGTGGAAGGAAGGTAATCAGAATGAGTGGACCCAAGCTCATGTTTTTGATGATCACAAATCCTCTGTGAACTCAATTGCTTGGGCTCCTCATGAACTCGGTCTTTGTTTGGCGTGTGGTTCTTCTGATGGGAACATCTCAGTTTTCACTGCAAGGTCTGATGGTGGCTGGGATACCTCGAGGATCGATCAAGCTCACCCAGTTGGTGTCACCTCTGTTTCTTGGGCTCCCTCAACAGCCCCCGGTGCTCTTGTTGGTTCTGGTCTGCTTGACCCTGTCCAGAAGCTGTGTTCTGGTGGTTGTGATAACACTGTAAAAGTGTGGAAGCTTGGTAATGGCATTTGGAAGCTGGACTGCTTTCCGGCTCTTCATATGCATGTTGATTGGGTCAGGGATGTTGCTTGGGCACCCAACTTGGGACTACCAAAATCAACCATTGCCAGTGCCTCACAGGATGGTAAAGTGATTATATGGACCGTGGGCAAGGATGGGGATCAATGGGAAGGTAAGGTGCTGCATGATTTCAATGCACCTGTTTGGAGGGTCTCATGGTCGCTGACTGGAAACATATTGGCTGTGGCTGATGGGAACAACAGCGTGACATTATGGAAGGAAGCAGTAGATGGGGAATGGCAACAGGTGACAACAGTTGACCCATAG
- the LOC126634416 gene encoding protein transport protein SEC13 homolog B-like isoform X1 — protein MRVYWFHSSRAIRYPLRPETTSFRSQSLLPWSREMPAQKVETGHQDTVHDVVMDYYGKRLATASSDNTIKIIGVSNSSSQHLATLTGHQGPVWQVAWAHPKFGSLLASCSYDGRVILWKEGNQNEWTQAHVFDDHKSSVNSIAWAPHELGLCLACGSSDGNISVFTARSDGGWDTSRIDQAHPVGVTSVSWAPSTAPGALVGSGLLDPVQKLCSGGCDNTVKVWKLGNGIWKLDCFPALHMHVDWVRDVAWAPNLGLPKSTIASASQDGKVIIWTVGKDGDQWEGKVLHDFNAPVWRVSWSLTGNILAVADGNNSVTLWKEAVDGEWQQVTTVDP, from the exons ATGCGAGTTTATTGGTTTCACAGCAGCAGAGCAATTCGCTATCCACTTCGTCCTGAAACTACGTCCTTTCGATCCCAATCTTTGCTTCCCTG GAGTAGAGAAATGCCTGCACAAAAGGTTGAGACTGGCCACCAGGACACAGTCCATGATGTGGTCATGGATTACTATGGTAAGCGCCTAGCCACAGCTTCATCCGACAACACAATTAAGATAATTGGGGTGAGCAATTCATCCTCTCAGCATCTAGCAACCCTGACTGGTCACCAGGGACCAGTTTGGCAGGTTGCTTGGGCTCATCCAAAATTCGGGTCTTTACTTGCTTCCTGTTCTTATGATGGGCGTGTCATACTGTGGAAGGAAGGTAATCAGAATGAGTGGACCCAAGCTCATGTTTTTGATGATCACAAATCCTCTGTGAACTCAATTGCTTGGGCTCCTCATGAACTCGGTCTTTGTTTGGCGTGTGGTTCTTCTGATGGGAACATCTCAGTTTTCACTGCAAGGTCTGATGGTGGCTGGGATACCTCGAGGATCGATCAAGCTCACCCAGTTGGTGTCACCTCTGTTTCTTGGGCTCCCTCAACAGCCCCCGGTGCTCTTGTTGGTTCTGGTCTGCTTGACCCTGTCCAGAAGCTGTGTTCTGGTGGTTGTGATAACACTGTAAAAGTGTGGAAGCTTGGTAATGGCATTTGGAAGCTGGACTGCTTTCCGGCTCTTCATATGCATGTTGATTGGGTCAGGGATGTTGCTTGGGCACCCAACTTGGGACTACCAAAATCAACCATTGCCAGTGCCTCACAGGATGGTAAAGTGATTATATGGACCGTGGGCAAGGATGGGGATCAATGGGAAGGTAAGGTGCTGCATGATTTCAATGCACCTGTTTGGAGGGTCTCATGGTCGCTGACTGGAAACATATTGGCTGTGGCTGATGGGAACAACAGCGTGACATTATGGAAGGAAGCAGTAGATGGGGAATGGCAACAGGTGACAACAGTTGACCCATAG
- the LOC126634415 gene encoding homeobox-leucine zipper protein ATHB-15 isoform X2, with the protein MAMSCKDGNKHALDNGKYVRYTPEQVEALERLYHDCPKPSSIRRQQLIRECPILSNIEPKQIKVWFQNRRCREKQRKEASRLQAVNRKLSAMNKLLMEENDRLQKQVSHLVYENGYFRQHTQGTTLATKDTSCESVVTSGQHHLTPQHPPRDASPAGLLSIAEETLAEFLSKATGTAVEWVQMPGMKPGPDSIGIVAISHGCTGVAARACGLVGLEPTRVAEILKDLPSWLRDCRAVDVLNVLPTANGGTIELLYMQVCARSLKNTQNGPTMPPVQHFVRAEMLPSGYLIRPCEGGGSIIHIVDHMDLEPCSVPEVLRPLYESSAVLAQKMTMAALRQLRQIAHEVSQSNVTGWGRRPAALRALSQRLSRGFNDALNGFTDEGWSMMGNDGMDDVTILINSSPDKLMGLNLSFGNGFPAVSNSVLCAKASMLLQNVPPAILLRFLREHRSEWADNNIDAYSAAAVKVGPCSLAGSRVGSFGGQVILPLAHTLEHEEFLEVIKLEGVGHSPEDAMMPREMFLLQLCSGMDENAVGSCAELIFAPIDASFADDAPLLPSGFRIIPLDYGKEASSPNRTLDLASALEIGPTGNKGSSEYSASAGCVRSVMTIAFEFACETHMQEHVASMARQYVRSIISSVQRVALALSPSNLSSQAGLRSPLGTPEAQTLARWICNSYRCYLGVELLKSGNEGSESILKSLWHHSDAIMCCSLKALPVFTFANQAGLDMLETTLVALQDITLEKIFDDHGRKTLCSEFPQIMQQGFTCLQGGICLSSMGRPVSYERAVAWKVLNEEETAHCMCFLFVNWSFV; encoded by the exons ATGGCTATGTCCTGCAAGGATGGTAATAAGCATGCATTGGATAATGGCAAGTATGTGAGGTACACACCTGAGCAGGTTGAAGCCCTCGAGAGGCTTTATCATGATTGCCCCAAACCCAGTTCGATTCGCCGCCAACAGCTTATTCGGGAGTGCCCGATTCTCTCCAACATCGAACCGAAACAGATTAAGGTCTGGTTCCAGAACAGAAG ATGTAGAGAGAAGCAGAGGAAAGAGGCTTCACGCCTCCAAGCTGTCAACAGGAAGCTCAGTGCTATGAATAAGCTACTAATGGAGGAAAATGATAGGTTGCAGAAGCAGGTGTCTCACTTGGTGTATGAAAATGGTTACTTCCGTCAGCATACCCAGGGG ACAACGCTTGCAACCAAAGACACGAGTTGTGAATCAGTGGTGACGAGTGGCCAACACCATTTGACACCTCAGCATCCGCCAAGGGATGCAAGTCCTGCAGG ACTTTTGTCCATTGCAGAAGAAACTTTAGCAGAGTTTCTTTCAAAGGCAACTGGAACTGCTGTTGAGTGGGTCCAAATGCCTGGAATGAAG CCTGGTCCGGATTCCATTGGAATCGTTGCTATTTCTCATGGTTGCACTGGAGTGGCAGCACGAGCCTGCGGCCTGGTGGGTCTAGAGCCTACCAGG GTTGCGGAGATCCTCAAAGATCTGCCGTCGTGGTTGCGTGATTGCCGCGCTGTagatgttttaaatgtattgcCTACAGCTAACGGTGGAACCATTGAGCTGCTCTACATGCAG GTATGTGCGAGATCTCTGAAAAACACTCAGAATGGTCCAACCATGCCTCCAGTGCAGCACTTTGTCAGAGCAGAAATGCTGCCTAGTGGATACCTTATACGACCCTGTGAAGGGGGTGGCTCGATTATACATATCGTTGATCATATGGATTTAGAG CCTTGTAGCGTGCCTGAAGTCCTGCGCCCATTGTATGAATCATCTGCTGTTCTTGCTCAAAAGATGACAATGGCG GCTTTACGTCAGCTGAGACAGATAGCGCATGAGGTTTCTCAATCTAATGTCACAGGTTGGGGAAGACGACCTGCAGCTTTACGAGCATTAAGCCAGAGGCTTAGCAG GGGTTTTAATGATGCACTTAATGGATTTACCGATGAGGGTTGGTCCATGATGGGAAATGATGGCATGGATGATGTTACTATCCTCATAAACTCGTCTCCTGACAAGCTGATGGGCTTAAACCTGTCCTTTGGTAATGGATTCCCAGCTGTCAGTAATTCTGTCTTATGTGCTAAAGCATCCATGCTGTTACAG AATGTGCCCCCTGCTATCCTTCTTCGGTTCCTGCGCGAGCACAGATCAGAATGGGCAGACAACAATATTGATGCTTACTCAGCTGCAGCTGTTAAAGTCGGTCCTTGTAGCTTAGCTGGGTCTCGAGTTGGTAGTTTTGGAGGTCAAGTTATACTCCCTCTGGCTCACACTCTTGAGCATGAAGAG TTCTTGGAAGTCATTAAATTGGAAGGCGTTGGCCATTCTCCTGAAGATGCAATGATGCCAAGAGAAATGTTTCTCTTGCAA CTATGCAGTGGAATGGACGAGAATGCTGTGGGTTCCTGTGCTGAACTCATTTTTGCTCCAATTGATGCTTCTTTTGCTGATGATGCACCCCTTCTACCTTCTGGGTTTCGCATCATTCCTCTTGATTATGGGAAG GAAGCTTCCAGTCCAAATCGCACCTTGGACCTTGCATCTGCTCTTGAAATTGGGCCAACTGGAAATAAAGGATCTAGTGAATATTCTGCAAGTGCTGGTTGTGTGAGATCTGTCATGACTATAGCATTTGAATTTGCTTGTGAGACCCACATGCAAGAGCATGTAGCATCCATGGCCCGACAATATGTTCGCAGCATTATATCTTCAGTTCAGAGGGTGGCATTAGCTCTCTCTCCTTCAAATTTGAGTTCACAGGCTGGTCTTCGGTCACCACTTGGTACTCCTGAAGCGCAAACACTTGCTCGTTGGATCTGCAACAGTTACAG GTGCTATCTGGGTGTGGAGCTGCTCAAATCGGGCAATGAAGGAAGTGAATCCATCCTCAAATCTTTGTGGCATCACTCTGATGCAATTATGTGCTGCTCTCTGAAG GCATTGCCAGTTTTCACCTTTGCAAACCAGGCAGGGCTTGACATGCTGGAGACCACCTTGGTTGCGCTGCAAGACATAACTTTGGAGAAGATATTTGATGACCATGGACGAAAGACTCTCTGCTCGGAATTCCCCCAAATAATGCAACAG GGTTTCACTTGTCTTCAAGGTGGCATCTGTCTTTCGAGCATGGGGCGACCAGTGTCATATGAGAGAGCAGTGGCGTGGAAGGTGTTGAACGAAGAGGAGACGGCTCACTGCATGTGTTTCTTGTTTGTAAACTGGTCTTTCGTCTGA
- the LOC126634415 gene encoding homeobox-leucine zipper protein ATHB-15 isoform X1 produces the protein MAMSCKDGNKHALDNGKYVRYTPEQVEALERLYHDCPKPSSIRRQQLIRECPILSNIEPKQIKVWFQNRRCREKQRKEASRLQAVNRKLSAMNKLLMEENDRLQKQVSHLVYENGYFRQHTQGTTLATKDTSCESVVTSGQHHLTPQHPPRDASPAGLLSIAEETLAEFLSKATGTAVEWVQMPGMKPGPDSIGIVAISHGCTGVAARACGLVGLEPTRVAEILKDLPSWLRDCRAVDVLNVLPTANGGTIELLYMQLYAPTTLAPACDFWLLRYTSVLEDGSLVVCARSLKNTQNGPTMPPVQHFVRAEMLPSGYLIRPCEGGGSIIHIVDHMDLEPCSVPEVLRPLYESSAVLAQKMTMAALRQLRQIAHEVSQSNVTGWGRRPAALRALSQRLSRGFNDALNGFTDEGWSMMGNDGMDDVTILINSSPDKLMGLNLSFGNGFPAVSNSVLCAKASMLLQNVPPAILLRFLREHRSEWADNNIDAYSAAAVKVGPCSLAGSRVGSFGGQVILPLAHTLEHEEFLEVIKLEGVGHSPEDAMMPREMFLLQLCSGMDENAVGSCAELIFAPIDASFADDAPLLPSGFRIIPLDYGKEASSPNRTLDLASALEIGPTGNKGSSEYSASAGCVRSVMTIAFEFACETHMQEHVASMARQYVRSIISSVQRVALALSPSNLSSQAGLRSPLGTPEAQTLARWICNSYRCYLGVELLKSGNEGSESILKSLWHHSDAIMCCSLKALPVFTFANQAGLDMLETTLVALQDITLEKIFDDHGRKTLCSEFPQIMQQGFTCLQGGICLSSMGRPVSYERAVAWKVLNEEETAHCMCFLFVNWSFV, from the exons ATGGCTATGTCCTGCAAGGATGGTAATAAGCATGCATTGGATAATGGCAAGTATGTGAGGTACACACCTGAGCAGGTTGAAGCCCTCGAGAGGCTTTATCATGATTGCCCCAAACCCAGTTCGATTCGCCGCCAACAGCTTATTCGGGAGTGCCCGATTCTCTCCAACATCGAACCGAAACAGATTAAGGTCTGGTTCCAGAACAGAAG ATGTAGAGAGAAGCAGAGGAAAGAGGCTTCACGCCTCCAAGCTGTCAACAGGAAGCTCAGTGCTATGAATAAGCTACTAATGGAGGAAAATGATAGGTTGCAGAAGCAGGTGTCTCACTTGGTGTATGAAAATGGTTACTTCCGTCAGCATACCCAGGGG ACAACGCTTGCAACCAAAGACACGAGTTGTGAATCAGTGGTGACGAGTGGCCAACACCATTTGACACCTCAGCATCCGCCAAGGGATGCAAGTCCTGCAGG ACTTTTGTCCATTGCAGAAGAAACTTTAGCAGAGTTTCTTTCAAAGGCAACTGGAACTGCTGTTGAGTGGGTCCAAATGCCTGGAATGAAG CCTGGTCCGGATTCCATTGGAATCGTTGCTATTTCTCATGGTTGCACTGGAGTGGCAGCACGAGCCTGCGGCCTGGTGGGTCTAGAGCCTACCAGG GTTGCGGAGATCCTCAAAGATCTGCCGTCGTGGTTGCGTGATTGCCGCGCTGTagatgttttaaatgtattgcCTACAGCTAACGGTGGAACCATTGAGCTGCTCTACATGCAG CTATATGCGCCGACAACTTTGGCGCCTGCTTGTGATTTCTGGCTACTGCGCTATACGTCTGTTTTAGAGGATGGCAGCCTTGTG GTATGTGCGAGATCTCTGAAAAACACTCAGAATGGTCCAACCATGCCTCCAGTGCAGCACTTTGTCAGAGCAGAAATGCTGCCTAGTGGATACCTTATACGACCCTGTGAAGGGGGTGGCTCGATTATACATATCGTTGATCATATGGATTTAGAG CCTTGTAGCGTGCCTGAAGTCCTGCGCCCATTGTATGAATCATCTGCTGTTCTTGCTCAAAAGATGACAATGGCG GCTTTACGTCAGCTGAGACAGATAGCGCATGAGGTTTCTCAATCTAATGTCACAGGTTGGGGAAGACGACCTGCAGCTTTACGAGCATTAAGCCAGAGGCTTAGCAG GGGTTTTAATGATGCACTTAATGGATTTACCGATGAGGGTTGGTCCATGATGGGAAATGATGGCATGGATGATGTTACTATCCTCATAAACTCGTCTCCTGACAAGCTGATGGGCTTAAACCTGTCCTTTGGTAATGGATTCCCAGCTGTCAGTAATTCTGTCTTATGTGCTAAAGCATCCATGCTGTTACAG AATGTGCCCCCTGCTATCCTTCTTCGGTTCCTGCGCGAGCACAGATCAGAATGGGCAGACAACAATATTGATGCTTACTCAGCTGCAGCTGTTAAAGTCGGTCCTTGTAGCTTAGCTGGGTCTCGAGTTGGTAGTTTTGGAGGTCAAGTTATACTCCCTCTGGCTCACACTCTTGAGCATGAAGAG TTCTTGGAAGTCATTAAATTGGAAGGCGTTGGCCATTCTCCTGAAGATGCAATGATGCCAAGAGAAATGTTTCTCTTGCAA CTATGCAGTGGAATGGACGAGAATGCTGTGGGTTCCTGTGCTGAACTCATTTTTGCTCCAATTGATGCTTCTTTTGCTGATGATGCACCCCTTCTACCTTCTGGGTTTCGCATCATTCCTCTTGATTATGGGAAG GAAGCTTCCAGTCCAAATCGCACCTTGGACCTTGCATCTGCTCTTGAAATTGGGCCAACTGGAAATAAAGGATCTAGTGAATATTCTGCAAGTGCTGGTTGTGTGAGATCTGTCATGACTATAGCATTTGAATTTGCTTGTGAGACCCACATGCAAGAGCATGTAGCATCCATGGCCCGACAATATGTTCGCAGCATTATATCTTCAGTTCAGAGGGTGGCATTAGCTCTCTCTCCTTCAAATTTGAGTTCACAGGCTGGTCTTCGGTCACCACTTGGTACTCCTGAAGCGCAAACACTTGCTCGTTGGATCTGCAACAGTTACAG GTGCTATCTGGGTGTGGAGCTGCTCAAATCGGGCAATGAAGGAAGTGAATCCATCCTCAAATCTTTGTGGCATCACTCTGATGCAATTATGTGCTGCTCTCTGAAG GCATTGCCAGTTTTCACCTTTGCAAACCAGGCAGGGCTTGACATGCTGGAGACCACCTTGGTTGCGCTGCAAGACATAACTTTGGAGAAGATATTTGATGACCATGGACGAAAGACTCTCTGCTCGGAATTCCCCCAAATAATGCAACAG GGTTTCACTTGTCTTCAAGGTGGCATCTGTCTTTCGAGCATGGGGCGACCAGTGTCATATGAGAGAGCAGTGGCGTGGAAGGTGTTGAACGAAGAGGAGACGGCTCACTGCATGTGTTTCTTGTTTGTAAACTGGTCTTTCGTCTGA